One Actinospica robiniae DSM 44927 genomic region harbors:
- the chrA gene encoding chromate efflux transporter, with protein MRAVTESLPEQTTPDVPLPRIAREWGRIGITGFGGPPAHIALLRKLCVAERKWIPADEFEDAIATCNLLPGPASTQLAIWCGYRLRRRLGAVVAGVCFIVPGLVLILALSALFLAAHPPTWVLGAAAGAGAAVPAVAVHAAWGLAPASWKRMQDPAQPGRHAPASSRRRWIGYAVIGGVAAATIGPFLVLVLLACGLIEIAVRIKPAALSPAGLPLPLAGVGTGGLGALAWTALKVGALSYGGGFVIIPLMQHDAVTTYHWMSGAQFLDAVALGQVTPGPVVLTTGAVGYAAAGIGGGLLAVAVAFSPSFLFVLLGAHHFDRLRRNQPVQAFLTGAGPTVIGAIAGSAVPLTLALSHGWQYPLLAAAAAGLFLGRRGVVSILLLAALVGVVAALAGAPV; from the coding sequence GTGCGCGCCGTGACCGAGTCCCTGCCTGAGCAGACCACGCCCGACGTGCCGCTACCCCGGATCGCCCGGGAATGGGGCCGGATCGGGATCACGGGCTTCGGCGGCCCGCCCGCGCACATCGCGCTGCTGCGCAAGCTGTGCGTCGCCGAGCGGAAGTGGATCCCGGCGGACGAGTTCGAGGACGCGATCGCCACCTGCAACCTGTTGCCCGGGCCCGCCTCCACCCAGCTGGCGATCTGGTGCGGCTACCGGCTGCGCCGCCGGCTCGGCGCCGTCGTCGCCGGGGTCTGCTTCATCGTGCCCGGCCTGGTCCTGATCCTCGCGCTCTCAGCGCTCTTCCTCGCCGCACACCCGCCGACCTGGGTGCTCGGCGCCGCGGCGGGCGCCGGGGCCGCCGTTCCAGCCGTCGCGGTGCACGCGGCGTGGGGTCTCGCCCCGGCCAGCTGGAAGCGGATGCAGGACCCGGCCCAGCCCGGCCGGCACGCGCCCGCGTCGTCGCGCCGACGTTGGATCGGCTACGCCGTGATCGGCGGCGTCGCGGCGGCCACGATCGGGCCGTTCCTCGTGTTGGTCCTGCTCGCCTGCGGCCTGATCGAGATCGCTGTGCGCATCAAGCCGGCGGCACTGTCCCCGGCAGGGCTGCCGCTGCCGCTTGCGGGCGTCGGCACCGGCGGGCTCGGCGCGCTGGCGTGGACCGCGCTCAAGGTCGGCGCCCTTTCGTACGGCGGCGGATTCGTCATCATTCCGCTGATGCAGCACGACGCGGTGACCACGTACCACTGGATGTCCGGCGCGCAGTTCCTCGACGCGGTCGCCCTCGGCCAGGTCACCCCCGGCCCGGTGGTGCTCACCACGGGCGCGGTCGGCTACGCGGCGGCCGGGATCGGCGGCGGATTGCTGGCCGTGGCCGTCGCATTCAGTCCGTCGTTCCTCTTCGTCCTGCTCGGTGCACACCACTTCGACCGGCTGCGCCGCAACCAGCCGGTCCAGGCGTTCCTCACCGGCGCCGGTCCGACCGTCATCGGGGCGATCGCCGGCTCCGCCGTCCCGCTGACACTCGCCCTCAGCCACGGCTGGCAGTACCCGCTGCTCGCCGCCGCGGCCGCTGGGCTCTTCCTCGGCCGGCGCGGCGTGGTCTCGATCCTGCTGCTCGCCGCCCTCGTCGGCGTCGTCGCGGCGCTAGCCGGAGCGCCCGTCTGA